Proteins encoded by one window of Sediminicoccus rosea:
- a CDS encoding flagellar biosynthesis protein FlhF — MRLRVFHARNATLALAAVREALGEEAVVLGTRRVAGGVEVTAALDLAEPELIEPEPEPPPSELARHNLGPGLSSVFPGPDLAAALEARLAFEALPEDRPLLLVGPPGAGKTLTCAKLAARAKMAGHTPIVVTADGARAGAVEQLAAFTRLLRLTLAVAAVPEALAKALQTRAPGQLALVDGFGCDPFDEAQAERLYRLIRAAEATPVLVLPAGMDAEESAEVARAFHQLGARHLLPTRLDMARRLGGVLAAACTGLALTEAGIGPQVAHGLQPLSPAWLAARLAGGPDREIRA; from the coding sequence ATGCGTCTGCGGGTCTTTCACGCACGCAACGCCACCCTTGCCCTCGCCGCCGTGCGCGAGGCGCTGGGCGAGGAGGCCGTCGTGCTCGGCACCCGGCGGGTCGCAGGCGGCGTCGAGGTCACGGCCGCGCTCGACCTGGCCGAGCCCGAGCTGATCGAACCGGAGCCCGAGCCGCCGCCCTCCGAACTCGCGCGGCACAATCTCGGGCCCGGTCTCTCCAGCGTCTTCCCGGGGCCGGACCTCGCGGCGGCGCTGGAGGCGCGCCTCGCCTTCGAGGCGCTGCCCGAGGACCGCCCCCTGCTGCTGGTCGGCCCACCCGGCGCCGGCAAGACGCTGACCTGCGCCAAGCTCGCCGCACGGGCGAAGATGGCGGGGCACACGCCCATCGTCGTCACCGCCGATGGCGCGCGCGCCGGCGCGGTGGAACAGCTCGCCGCCTTCACGCGCCTGCTGCGCCTGACGCTGGCCGTCGCCGCCGTGCCGGAGGCGCTGGCCAAGGCGCTGCAGACGCGCGCGCCGGGGCAGCTCGCCCTGGTGGACGGCTTTGGCTGCGATCCCTTCGACGAAGCCCAGGCCGAGCGCCTCTACCGCCTCATCCGCGCCGCCGAGGCGACGCCCGTCCTGGTGCTGCCCGCCGGCATGGACGCGGAGGAGAGCGCCGAGGTCGCGCGCGCCTTCCACCAGCTCGGCGCGCGGCACCTGCTGCCGACGCGGCTCGACATGGCGCGGCGGCTGGGCGGCGTGCTCGCCGCCGCCTGCACCGGCCTTGCACTGACCGAGGCGGGCATCGGCCCGCAGGTCGCGCATGGGCTGCAACCTCTGTCCCCCGCCTGGCTGGCCGCACGCCTGGCCGGCGGCCCCGACCGGGAGATCCGCGCATGA
- a CDS encoding nucleotide-binding protein has product MTTPRLIALASGKGGVGKTCLAIGLAQALAESGGRVALVDGDLGLANVDVQLGLDPRHDLGDVLTGRCTAEAALVHHPAGFAVLPGRSGSTALATLDGAGTREVTAMLRGLPMDWVVLDLGAGIGAAQRGLAAMADQLVVVATEEPTSLTDAYAVLKLHRRDAPGAQAGLLVNMAAQPARVHAALDAACRGFLGQGLALLGSVRRDPRIPAAIRAQAPLLTRHPNTPAAEDLRRLATQLHRARQAA; this is encoded by the coding sequence ATGACCACGCCCCGCCTCATCGCCCTCGCCTCTGGCAAGGGCGGCGTCGGCAAGACCTGCCTCGCCATCGGCCTCGCCCAGGCGCTCGCTGAATCGGGCGGCCGCGTGGCGCTGGTGGATGGCGATCTCGGCCTCGCCAATGTGGATGTGCAGCTCGGCCTCGACCCCCGGCATGACCTGGGCGACGTGCTGACGGGGCGATGCACGGCGGAGGCCGCCCTGGTGCATCACCCCGCGGGCTTCGCCGTGCTGCCGGGCCGCTCCGGCTCCACCGCGCTGGCCACGCTCGACGGCGCGGGGACGCGCGAGGTGACGGCCATGCTGCGCGGCCTGCCAATGGATTGGGTGGTGCTGGACCTGGGGGCGGGAATCGGCGCGGCGCAGCGCGGCCTGGCCGCGATGGCCGACCAGCTCGTCGTCGTGGCGACCGAGGAACCCACCTCGCTGACCGATGCCTATGCCGTGCTGAAGCTGCACCGGCGCGATGCGCCGGGAGCGCAGGCCGGGCTGCTGGTGAACATGGCCGCGCAGCCCGCGCGCGTGCATGCGGCGCTGGATGCCGCCTGCCGCGGCTTCCTCGGCCAGGGCCTCGCGCTCTTGGGCTCGGTCCGGCGCGATCCGCGCATCCCCGCCGCGATCCGTGCCCAGGCGCCGCTGCTCACGCGCCACCCGAACACGCCCGCGGCAGAGGATCTGCGCCGCCTCGCCACGCAGCTGCACCGGGCGCGACAAGCCGCGTGA
- a CDS encoding methyltransferase domain-containing protein, with the protein MSSASERQARRVQRYYRWLDGISFYRERRAAGEAVHPVHRALADPAGGAPSPLVIHRLMLAAVTLPAEPRVLDAGCGYGATMLDLAPRLGGDWTGLTLSPEQAARGNAALAAAGLTERVRVQVRSYDAPPEGPFDLIYGIESLIHSADPAATLAGLARQLAPGGHLLVVDDMPEPGLPPEPAQRLAQFKRYWRCPVAPDRAGWVTALRAAGLDLVAERDLNPLLQVRGMAEVAPRLAAVRNRSRLVRWLGLGVRAEAEIGGLLLESLQTEGWVHYRLLVARRPA; encoded by the coding sequence ATGTCCTCCGCATCCGAGCGCCAGGCGCGGCGCGTGCAGCGTTATTATCGCTGGCTCGACGGCATCTCCTTCTACCGGGAGCGCCGGGCGGCCGGCGAGGCCGTGCATCCCGTCCACCGTGCCCTGGCCGACCCGGCAGGGGGCGCGCCCTCGCCGCTGGTCATCCACCGGTTGATGCTGGCAGCGGTGACGCTGCCCGCGGAGCCGCGCGTGCTCGACGCCGGCTGCGGCTATGGCGCCACCATGCTCGACCTCGCGCCCCGGCTCGGCGGCGACTGGACCGGCCTGACCCTCTCGCCCGAGCAGGCGGCGCGCGGCAATGCGGCGCTGGCGGCGGCGGGGCTGACGGAGCGCGTGCGGGTCCAGGTGCGATCCTACGACGCGCCGCCCGAGGGGCCCTTCGACCTGATCTACGGCATCGAGAGCCTGATCCACAGCGCCGACCCGGCGGCGACGCTCGCCGGCCTCGCGCGGCAGCTGGCGCCGGGCGGCCACCTGCTGGTGGTGGACGACATGCCAGAGCCCGGCCTGCCACCGGAACCCGCGCAACGCCTCGCGCAGTTCAAGCGCTATTGGCGCTGCCCGGTGGCGCCCGACCGCGCCGGCTGGGTCACGGCGCTGCGGGCCGCCGGGCTGGACCTGGTGGCCGAGCGGGACCTGAACCCTCTGCTCCAGGTGCGCGGGATGGCCGAGGTGGCACCGCGGCTCGCCGCGGTGCGGAACCGGTCCCGGCTGGTGCGTTGGCTCGGCCTCGGCGTGCGGGCGGAGGCCGAGATCGGCGGCCTGCTGCTCGAAAGTCTGCAGACCGAGGGCTGGGTGCATTACCGGCTGCTGGTGGCGCGGCGCCCGGCCTGA
- a CDS encoding SufE family protein gives MSAQDSSTIEEVIADLEEGFALFDDWEDRYRYLMDMGRELAPLAPEEMVEANRVSGCQSRVWLVPRLEGGRVHLRAASDAAFVQGLLALLLRVLDGRRAEEILATDAGFLTRLGLGEHLSLSRRNGVMAVLARIQAAARAAV, from the coding sequence GTGAGCGCGCAGGACAGTTCCACCATCGAAGAGGTCATCGCCGATCTCGAGGAGGGCTTCGCCCTCTTCGATGATTGGGAGGACCGCTACCGCTACCTGATGGACATGGGGCGCGAACTCGCACCCCTCGCGCCGGAGGAGATGGTGGAGGCCAACCGTGTCTCGGGCTGCCAGTCGCGTGTCTGGCTGGTGCCGCGCCTCGAGGGCGGGCGCGTGCATCTGCGCGCCGCGAGCGACGCCGCCTTCGTCCAGGGGCTGCTGGCACTGCTGCTGCGCGTGCTGGATGGCCGGCGCGCGGAGGAGATCCTGGCGACGGATGCGGGCTTCCTCACGCGGCTTGGCCTGGGCGAGCATCTCAGCCTCTCGCGCCGTAATGGCGTGATGGCGGTGCTGGCGCGCATCCAGGCGGCCGCCCGGGCAGCGGTCTAG
- a CDS encoding CarD family transcriptional regulator, with the protein MTKSKASEAKSTPKSAPEKAAPAKAEKPAAVAEAPPPAPEPAAAGPRPSIVVAAPPNMPVRNATNPMSPRPPMGRPNMPPSFAVRSPGRPGFAEGQSTPPRPPGPKVEFKAGDHVVYPTHGVGTVQGIEVIEVAGMDHHMIVVTFEENRMTLRVPVNKVPTAGLRKLFTQKEFEAAIDTLKGRARIKRTMWSRRAQEYEAKINSGDPIQIAEVVRDLQRNAGQPDQSFSERQIYEQALERLAAEYAAIEKIDKLAASEALVAFAKST; encoded by the coding sequence GTGACCAAGAGCAAGGCCTCCGAGGCCAAGTCCACTCCGAAATCCGCGCCCGAGAAGGCGGCCCCGGCCAAGGCCGAGAAGCCGGCCGCCGTCGCCGAGGCGCCGCCGCCCGCCCCCGAGCCCGCCGCCGCCGGCCCGCGCCCCTCCATCGTGGTCGCGGCGCCGCCCAACATGCCGGTGCGGAACGCCACCAATCCCATGTCGCCCCGCCCGCCCATGGGGCGGCCCAACATGCCGCCCTCCTTCGCCGTCCGCAGCCCGGGCCGCCCCGGCTTCGCCGAGGGCCAGTCCACGCCGCCGCGCCCGCCCGGCCCCAAGGTCGAGTTCAAGGCCGGTGACCATGTCGTCTATCCGACGCATGGCGTCGGCACGGTGCAGGGCATCGAGGTGATCGAGGTGGCCGGCATGGACCACCACATGATCGTCGTCACCTTCGAGGAGAACCGGATGACGCTGCGCGTCCCGGTCAACAAGGTGCCCACGGCTGGCCTGCGCAAGCTCTTCACCCAGAAGGAGTTCGAGGCAGCGATCGACACGCTGAAGGGCCGCGCGCGCATCAAGCGCACCATGTGGTCCCGCCGCGCGCAGGAATACGAGGCGAAGATCAACAGCGGCGATCCCATCCAGATCGCGGAAGTGGTGCGCGACCTGCAGCGCAATGCCGGCCAGCCGGACCAGTCCTTCAGCGAACGCCAGATCTATGAGCAGGCGCTGGAGCGCCTGGCCGCCGAATACGCGGCCATCGAGAAGATCGACAAGCTCGCCGCCAGCGAGGCGCTGGTCGCCTTCGCCAAGTCCACGTGA
- the fdxA gene encoding ferredoxin FdxA → MTYVVTENCIKCKYMDCVEVCPVDCFYVGENMLVIHPDECIDCGVCEPECPAEAILPDSDDKATPWVELNRNYAQSWPNITRKGEPPADADEWKDKPGKRALLSPEPGKP, encoded by the coding sequence GTGACCTACGTCGTCACTGAAAACTGCATCAAGTGCAAGTACATGGACTGTGTGGAAGTCTGTCCCGTGGACTGCTTCTACGTCGGCGAGAACATGCTCGTGATCCATCCCGACGAGTGCATCGATTGCGGCGTCTGCGAGCCGGAATGCCCCGCCGAGGCGATCCTGCCGGACAGCGACGACAAGGCCACGCCCTGGGTCGAGCTGAACCGCAACTACGCCCAGTCCTGGCCGAACATCACCCGCAAGGGCGAGCCGCCGGCCGATGCCGATGAATGGAAGGACAAGCCCGGCAAGCGGGCCCTGCTGAGCCCCGAGCCCGGCAAGCCCTGA
- a CDS encoding RNA-binding S4 domain-containing protein: protein MEGGAPFLRLDAWLWHARLARSKAECAALIEGGGFRLNRQPVTKAHARVRVGDILTFPRHGEVHVWRVLELGTRRGPPEEARGLYEKISITE from the coding sequence ATGGAGGGGGGCGCGCCCTTCCTGCGTCTCGACGCCTGGCTCTGGCATGCGCGCCTGGCCCGGTCCAAGGCCGAATGCGCCGCGCTGATCGAGGGGGGCGGCTTCCGCCTCAACCGCCAGCCCGTCACCAAGGCGCATGCGCGCGTGCGGGTCGGGGATATCCTCACCTTTCCGCGCCATGGCGAGGTGCATGTCTGGCGCGTGCTGGAACTGGGCACGCGCCGCGGCCCGCCCGAGGAGGCGCGCGGCCTCTACGAGAAGATTTCAATCACGGAATGA
- a CDS encoding helicase-related protein, protein MFEARVKAILGPTNTGKTHLAMERMLAHSSGIIGFPLRLLARENYDRMVAQKGEKHVALITGEEKIVPPEAKWFACTVEAMPLDRKVEFLAVDEIQLCADPDRGHIFTDRLLHARGLVETMFMGAETIRPLLQRLVPQVEIETRPRLSKLEYAGPAKLTRLPARSAVVAFSAGEVYAIAEAIRRRRGGCAVVMGRLSPRTRNAQVKMYQDREVDFLVATDAIGMGLNMDVDHVAFASLNKFDGHAPRQLTPQEAAQIAGRAGRGMRDGTFGVTGECPPLPEEMVEKIEGHHFEPIQALAWRNSDLDFSGIEALLDSLGAPPPQPGLTKGHDATDHITLSLLAREEGIRRMASSRARLQLLWETCQVPDFRKLADDTHTRLCAKLFTHLCEDGHLPSDWIASQIATCTSIEGDLDTLMARLASIRVWAYVAARADWVRDAATQQEAARAAEDAVSDALHERLTARFVDRRAAHLIRSLDNTEEELLSAVTRQGEVVVEGHKVGRVVGFEFQPELGEGGEEEKKLILRAARRALVQEIPRRVAALDIAKTESFGLTAEHRVTWDGAEIARLKMGSEPGKPLIEVKDSEFLDGPQRERIRARLAGWIEGVIAKDLAAIAAIEAKAAEDNTLRGPAFQLRETLGLKPGDTRNHIGQELRTKLKGIGIRAGRFALYVPEALKPRPMALRAQIWALSYDVPTPTLPAPGLVSIPSDGVMALSWPPGFAAMMGWVPAGPVLLRLDVAERVAAELGYLTRRAPAPLPPEILGRFGIKGDALGPVLAELGFRLIPSEPLAEGMEGPVLPTMVAWARPAQGPRHNRQGRPQGPRREGQRPQAPRAGGEAPAEGATAEGAEVRAPRRDGPRRDRQRHGAPRPAEGQPADAPRPEGARPEGERPPGRRDGPRKEGFRKDGPRRDGPPQGGHGGRDERKRDEGRRDGPRPGRDRDRGPGGPETRTFHEDRPASKVEDSPFAALMKLKLR, encoded by the coding sequence ATGTTCGAAGCGCGCGTCAAGGCCATCCTCGGCCCCACCAACACCGGCAAGACCCATCTCGCGATGGAGCGCATGCTCGCGCATTCCTCGGGGATCATCGGCTTCCCGCTGCGCCTCCTGGCGCGGGAAAACTATGATCGGATGGTGGCGCAGAAGGGCGAGAAGCACGTCGCCCTCATCACCGGCGAGGAGAAGATCGTCCCGCCCGAGGCCAAGTGGTTCGCCTGCACGGTCGAGGCCATGCCGCTGGACCGCAAGGTGGAATTCCTGGCGGTGGATGAGATCCAGCTCTGCGCCGACCCCGATCGCGGCCATATCTTCACAGACCGGCTGCTGCATGCGCGCGGCCTGGTCGAGACGATGTTCATGGGGGCGGAGACCATCCGCCCGCTGCTGCAGCGCCTGGTGCCGCAGGTCGAGATCGAGACGCGGCCGCGCCTCTCCAAGCTGGAATATGCCGGGCCCGCCAAGCTCACGCGCCTGCCCGCGCGCAGCGCCGTCGTCGCCTTCTCCGCCGGCGAGGTCTATGCGATCGCGGAAGCCATCCGCCGCCGGCGCGGCGGCTGCGCGGTGGTGATGGGCCGCCTCTCGCCCCGCACGCGCAACGCGCAGGTGAAGATGTACCAGGACCGCGAGGTGGATTTCCTCGTCGCGACCGACGCCATCGGCATGGGCCTGAACATGGATGTGGACCATGTGGCCTTCGCCAGCCTCAACAAGTTCGACGGCCATGCGCCGCGCCAGCTCACCCCGCAGGAGGCCGCGCAGATCGCCGGCCGCGCGGGCCGCGGCATGCGCGACGGCACCTTCGGTGTGACGGGCGAGTGCCCGCCCTTGCCGGAGGAGATGGTCGAGAAGATCGAAGGGCATCATTTCGAGCCCATCCAGGCCCTGGCCTGGCGCAACAGCGACCTCGACTTCTCCGGCATCGAGGCGCTGCTCGACAGCCTAGGCGCGCCGCCGCCCCAGCCCGGCCTCACCAAGGGCCATGACGCAACGGACCACATCACGCTGAGCCTGCTGGCGCGCGAGGAGGGCATCCGCCGCATGGCCTCCTCCCGCGCGCGGCTGCAGCTGCTGTGGGAGACCTGCCAGGTGCCGGATTTCCGCAAGCTGGCGGATGACACCCACACGCGGCTCTGCGCCAAGCTCTTCACGCATCTCTGCGAGGACGGGCACCTGCCGTCCGACTGGATCGCCTCGCAGATCGCCACCTGCACCAGCATCGAGGGCGACCTGGACACGCTGATGGCGCGCCTCGCCTCGATCCGCGTCTGGGCCTATGTCGCCGCGCGCGCCGACTGGGTGCGCGATGCCGCCACCCAGCAGGAAGCGGCCCGCGCCGCCGAGGATGCGGTGAGCGACGCGCTGCATGAGCGTCTGACCGCGCGCTTCGTGGACCGCCGCGCCGCCCACCTGATCCGCAGCCTCGACAACACCGAGGAGGAGCTGCTCAGCGCCGTCACGCGCCAGGGCGAGGTGGTGGTCGAGGGCCACAAGGTCGGCCGCGTCGTCGGCTTCGAATTCCAGCCCGAGCTGGGCGAGGGCGGCGAGGAGGAGAAGAAGCTCATCCTCCGCGCCGCGCGCCGCGCCCTGGTGCAGGAGATCCCGCGCCGGGTGGCGGCACTCGACATCGCCAAGACCGAGAGCTTCGGCCTGACCGCCGAGCACCGCGTCACCTGGGATGGGGCGGAGATCGCCCGCCTCAAGATGGGCAGCGAGCCGGGCAAGCCGCTGATCGAGGTGAAGGACAGCGAATTCCTCGACGGCCCGCAGCGCGAGCGCATCCGCGCGCGCCTCGCCGGCTGGATCGAGGGGGTGATCGCGAAGGACCTCGCCGCCATCGCCGCCATCGAGGCCAAGGCGGCGGAAGACAACACGCTGCGCGGCCCGGCCTTCCAGCTGCGCGAGACGCTGGGCCTGAAGCCCGGGGACACGCGCAACCATATCGGGCAGGAGCTGCGGACCAAGCTGAAGGGCATCGGCATCCGCGCCGGCCGCTTCGCGCTCTATGTGCCCGAGGCGCTGAAGCCGCGCCCCATGGCGCTGCGCGCGCAGATCTGGGCGCTGAGCTACGATGTGCCGACGCCGACGCTGCCCGCGCCGGGCCTCGTCTCCATCCCGAGCGATGGCGTCATGGCGCTCTCCTGGCCGCCGGGCTTCGCCGCCATGATGGGATGGGTGCCGGCCGGCCCCGTGCTGCTGCGCCTCGACGTGGCGGAGCGCGTGGCGGCGGAGCTCGGCTATCTGACGCGCCGCGCGCCGGCGCCGCTGCCACCCGAGATCCTGGGCCGATTTGGCATCAAGGGGGATGCGCTGGGCCCGGTGCTGGCTGAGCTCGGCTTCCGGCTGATCCCCTCCGAGCCGCTGGCCGAGGGCATGGAAGGCCCCGTGCTGCCGACGATGGTGGCCTGGGCGCGCCCCGCCCAGGGGCCGCGCCACAACCGCCAGGGCCGCCCGCAAGGCCCGCGCCGCGAAGGCCAGCGCCCGCAAGCGCCGCGCGCCGGGGGCGAGGCGCCGGCGGAAGGCGCCACGGCCGAAGGTGCCGAGGTCCGCGCCCCGCGCCGCGATGGCCCGCGCCGCGACCGTCAGCGCCACGGCGCCCCGCGCCCGGCCGAGGGCCAGCCCGCGGATGCGCCGCGTCCCGAGGGCGCGCGTCCGGAGGGCGAGCGCCCGCCGGGCCGGCGTGATGGCCCGCGCAAGGAAGGGTTCCGCAAGGACGGTCCGCGCCGCGACGGCCCGCCCCAGGGCGGGCATGGCGGCCGGGATGAGCGCAAGCGCGACGAAGGCCGCCGTGACGGTCCCCGCCCGGGCCGCGATCGCGACCGTGGGCCCGGCGGTCCGGAGACGCGAACCTTCCATGAGGACCGCCCCGCCAGCAAGGTGGAGGACAGCCCCTTCGCCGCGCTCATGAAGCTCAAGCTCAGATAA
- a CDS encoding MFS transporter — protein sequence MTPPQSFALVFGAQFAAFGAMMPFLPAILAEGGLSASEVGAVLAAGSLVRLVAAPLSGRLADAVPDMRRLLAVASLLAAAAALGFGLAAGFALLLAVQVLHSTAAAPIVPLSDALAVGAVRRGGFDYARVRSMGSITFMLGALAAGLAAEWVGPRIAVWMLALGLLLTAWAALRLPAPPGRETGATPSTSIWAPLAEPGFLWVLPLAALIQGSHAVYYGFSTLHWQAAGLSTGFIGLLWALGVLAEIVLFLWGRPVVERLGVRGLALLAAGAGVLRWAVTAVTVEPAVLVVVNLLHGLTFGAMHLSAMRALVSLPAGLSGRAQTLLASAVSASTGGLMWGSGWLYGAVGGLAFLAMAGLCGLAFALALRRFPATPAARPGPAAPRSGTDHPSAA from the coding sequence GTGACTCCCCCGCAAAGCTTCGCCCTGGTCTTCGGCGCCCAATTCGCGGCTTTCGGCGCCATGATGCCCTTCCTGCCGGCCATCCTGGCCGAGGGCGGGCTCAGCGCCAGCGAGGTCGGCGCCGTGCTGGCCGCGGGCTCGCTGGTGCGGCTGGTGGCGGCGCCGCTGAGCGGGCGGCTCGCGGATGCGGTGCCCGACATGCGCCGCCTCCTGGCCGTGGCGTCCCTGCTGGCCGCCGCCGCTGCCCTGGGCTTCGGGCTGGCCGCCGGCTTCGCGTTGCTGCTGGCGGTGCAGGTGCTGCACAGCACGGCCGCCGCGCCCATCGTGCCGCTCTCGGACGCGCTGGCGGTGGGGGCGGTGCGGCGGGGCGGCTTCGACTATGCGCGGGTTCGTTCCATGGGCTCCATCACCTTCATGCTGGGGGCGCTGGCCGCCGGCCTCGCCGCCGAATGGGTGGGGCCGCGCATCGCCGTCTGGATGCTCGCCCTGGGCCTGCTGCTGACCGCCTGGGCGGCGCTGCGGCTGCCCGCGCCGCCGGGGCGCGAGACCGGGGCCACGCCCTCCACCAGCATCTGGGCGCCGCTGGCCGAGCCCGGCTTCCTCTGGGTGTTGCCGCTGGCGGCCCTCATCCAGGGCAGCCACGCGGTCTATTACGGCTTCTCGACCCTGCATTGGCAGGCGGCGGGTTTGAGCACGGGCTTCATCGGCCTGCTCTGGGCGCTCGGCGTGCTGGCCGAGATCGTGCTGTTCCTGTGGGGGCGGCCGGTGGTGGAACGGCTGGGCGTGCGCGGCCTCGCGCTGCTCGCCGCGGGCGCAGGGGTGCTGCGCTGGGCGGTCACGGCCGTCACCGTGGAGCCAGCGGTGCTGGTGGTGGTGAACCTGCTGCACGGGCTGACCTTCGGCGCCATGCATCTCTCGGCCATGCGCGCCCTGGTCTCGCTGCCGGCCGGGCTCTCGGGGCGGGCGCAGACGCTGCTCGCCTCGGCCGTCTCGGCCAGCACGGGCGGGCTGATGTGGGGCAGCGGCTGGCTCTATGGCGCGGTGGGCGGCCTCGCCTTCCTCGCCATGGCGGGGCTTTGTGGGCTGGCCTTCGCCCTCGCGCTCAGGCGGTTCCCAGCGACCCCTGCTGCAAGGCCCGGTCCAGCAGCGCCTCGATCTGGGACGGATCATCCCAGCGCAGCGTGA
- the lpxK gene encoding tetraacyldisaccharide 4'-kinase: MRAPDFWGRRGGIAPLLLSPVAAIYAAATARRMARPGWQAPVPVICCGGATAGGAGKTTLAMDIGSRIQARGTPAHFLLRGYGGSVKGPVQVEPGRHGSEAVGDEALLLAALAPTWVSADRAAGAQLAVAEGAGAIVMDDGLQNPTLAKTLSLLTIDGGYGFGNGHVIPAGPLRESVAAAAARCDAAVLIGPDETGALELLPPTLPVLRGDLVSGPEMAGLAGENVFAFCGIASPRKFFNTLRQGGAVVAGTESFADHYPFDAGDLKALLDQAERLGAIPVTTRKDWVRIPPEFQGRVRVVSVTLRWDDPSQIEALLDRALQQGSLGTA; the protein is encoded by the coding sequence ATTCGAGCGCCCGATTTCTGGGGTCGCCGCGGGGGAATTGCGCCCCTGCTGCTCTCGCCCGTGGCCGCCATCTACGCGGCCGCGACCGCGCGGCGCATGGCGCGCCCCGGCTGGCAGGCCCCCGTGCCCGTCATCTGCTGCGGCGGCGCCACGGCGGGCGGTGCCGGCAAGACCACGCTGGCCATGGATATCGGCAGCCGCATCCAGGCGCGCGGCACGCCCGCGCATTTCCTGCTGCGCGGCTATGGCGGCTCGGTGAAGGGGCCGGTCCAGGTCGAGCCCGGGCGGCACGGGAGCGAGGCGGTGGGTGATGAGGCGCTGCTGCTGGCGGCCCTGGCCCCCACCTGGGTCAGCGCGGACCGCGCGGCCGGCGCCCAGCTCGCCGTGGCCGAGGGGGCGGGCGCCATTGTCATGGATGATGGGCTGCAGAACCCGACGCTCGCCAAGACGCTCTCCCTGCTCACGATCGATGGCGGCTACGGCTTCGGCAACGGCCATGTGATCCCGGCCGGCCCGCTGCGCGAAAGCGTCGCCGCCGCCGCCGCCCGCTGCGACGCCGCGGTGCTGATCGGCCCGGACGAGACCGGCGCGCTGGAATTGCTGCCGCCGACCCTGCCTGTGCTGCGCGGCGACCTCGTCTCCGGCCCTGAGATGGCCGGGCTGGCGGGGGAGAACGTGTTTGCCTTCTGCGGCATCGCGAGTCCGCGGAAATTCTTCAACACGCTGCGCCAGGGCGGCGCAGTGGTAGCCGGCACCGAGAGCTTCGCCGACCACTACCCTTTCGATGCCGGCGACCTGAAGGCCCTGCTGGACCAGGCCGAGCGGCTGGGCGCCATTCCCGTCACCACCCGCAAGGACTGGGTGCGGATCCCGCCCGAATTCCAGGGCCGGGTGCGCGTGGTGAGCGTCACGCTGCGCTGGGATGATCCGTCCCAGATCGAGGCGCTGCTGGACCGGGCCTTGCAGCAGGGGTCGCTGGGAACCGCCTGA
- a CDS encoding 3-deoxy-D-manno-octulosonic acid transferase, with the protein MSGAWHIAATLAAPALRWNLRRRVARGKEEAARLPEREGHGAARPEGRLIWLHAASVGESLSILPLIEALAERDAALHILVTTGTVTSARVLPQRVPAALGARVTHRYAPLDVPGWVARFLDGWRPDAAGFVESELWPNTLAATQARGIPLALLNARISARTARRWGRFAPGFARELLGRFQLIMPRSAEDAARLLALGARAVAPPGDLKLAAPPLPADAAALAALQGAIGGRPVLLAASTHPGEEAQVLAAAEVLRRERPDLLTILAPRHPERGAELGPWPRRALGALPDAGPVYLADTIGEMGLLYRVAHVAFIGGSLVPHGGQNPLEAARLGCPLVFGPHMQNFTEATAGLLAAGGARQLPDSAVLAATVADMLTQTEATAAMARAAGEWVAANAALPGRMAEALLALLGKAGRV; encoded by the coding sequence GTGAGCGGCGCCTGGCACATCGCGGCGACGCTCGCCGCCCCTGCGTTGCGCTGGAACCTCCGCCGCCGCGTGGCGCGCGGCAAGGAGGAGGCGGCGCGCCTGCCGGAGCGCGAGGGCCATGGCGCCGCCCGGCCGGAAGGCCGCCTGATCTGGCTGCATGCGGCAAGCGTGGGCGAGAGCCTCTCCATCCTGCCGCTGATCGAGGCGCTGGCCGAGCGGGATGCCGCCCTCCACATCCTCGTTACCACCGGCACGGTCACCTCGGCGCGGGTGCTGCCGCAGCGGGTGCCGGCGGCGCTCGGTGCGCGCGTGACGCATCGTTATGCGCCGCTCGACGTGCCCGGCTGGGTGGCGCGCTTCCTCGATGGTTGGCGGCCGGATGCGGCGGGCTTCGTGGAGAGCGAGCTCTGGCCCAACACGCTGGCCGCCACCCAGGCGCGCGGCATTCCGCTGGCACTGCTGAACGCCCGCATCTCGGCCCGCACCGCGCGGCGCTGGGGGCGCTTCGCGCCGGGCTTCGCGCGCGAGCTGCTGGGCCGCTTCCAGCTCATCATGCCCCGTTCGGCCGAGGATGCGGCCCGGCTGCTGGCGCTCGGCGCCCGTGCGGTGGCGCCGCCGGGCGATCTCAAGCTGGCCGCGCCCCCGCTGCCGGCCGATGCGGCGGCGCTGGCGGCCCTCCAGGGCGCCATCGGCGGCCGGCCCGTGCTGCTCGCCGCCAGCACACATCCAGGCGAGGAGGCGCAGGTGCTCGCCGCCGCCGAGGTGCTGCGGCGCGAGCGGCCGGACCTGCTGACCATCCTTGCCCCTCGCCATCCGGAGCGCGGGGCCGAACTCGGCCCCTGGCCCCGGCGCGCGCTGGGTGCCCTGCCCGATGCCGGGCCGGTCTACCTGGCCGATACGATCGGCGAGATGGGGCTGCTCTACCGCGTGGCCCATGTCGCCTTCATCGGCGGCAGCCTGGTGCCGCATGGCGGGCAGAATCCCCTGGAGGCGGCGCGCCTGGGCTGCCCGCTGGTCTTCGGCCCGCACATGCAGAACTTCACCGAGGCGACGGCCGGGCTGCTGGCCGCGGGGGGCGCCCGCCAGCTGCCCGATTCCGCCGTGCTGGCGGCGACCGTTGCGGATATGCTAACCCAGACGGAAGCGACGGCCGCCATGGCGCGAGCCGCCGGGGAATGGGTTGCCGCCAATGCCGCGCTGCCGGGCCGGATGGCGGAGGCGCTGCTGGCCCTGCTGGGCAAGGCCGGCCGGGTTTAA